The Geothrix sp. genome window below encodes:
- a CDS encoding DUF5777 family beta-barrel protein translates to MTRKLAPLLACSLLAGGALHAESSEYPLVVNLPSAERMQYWDIGVAFTHRFIQPVKDHGKDVYGLDGYTYAGLGFAFGIKPIPGLNAFIYRTADNKTFTFGLQQQVLDRERVRLAVRAERFDEVVKETVTPIGRVGLSGAVLQVPTEIFITDDIIFSIVPAYITKTTTTDTILAVPPGATPNTTPNTGGVFNVGLGLRVSFTEKFSFVSEYYPRPSKFSKAAPGGITDGTTYQRGFAAGVSYKTFKHRFTLVGTNVPGTTANQVLSGDYGGGPRPSSQWSIGFNVTRVF, encoded by the coding sequence ATGACACGGAAGCTCGCTCCCCTGCTCGCCTGCTCCCTCCTGGCCGGGGGAGCGCTTCACGCCGAGTCCTCCGAATACCCGCTGGTGGTGAACCTGCCCTCGGCGGAGCGGATGCAGTACTGGGACATCGGCGTTGCCTTCACCCACCGGTTCATCCAGCCCGTGAAGGATCACGGGAAGGATGTCTACGGTCTGGACGGCTACACCTACGCGGGACTCGGCTTCGCCTTCGGCATCAAGCCGATCCCGGGGCTGAACGCCTTCATCTACCGCACGGCCGACAACAAGACCTTCACCTTCGGCTTGCAGCAGCAGGTGCTGGATCGGGAACGCGTCCGTCTGGCCGTCCGGGCCGAGCGCTTCGACGAGGTGGTGAAGGAAACCGTGACGCCCATCGGCCGGGTGGGCCTCTCCGGGGCCGTCCTCCAGGTGCCCACGGAGATCTTCATCACGGACGACATCATCTTCTCGATCGTGCCGGCCTACATCACGAAGACCACCACCACCGATACGATCCTGGCGGTGCCCCCCGGGGCCACGCCCAACACCACGCCCAACACCGGCGGAGTCTTCAATGTGGGCCTGGGGCTGCGCGTCAGCTTCACGGAGAAGTTCTCCTTCGTGAGCGAGTACTACCCCCGGCCCTCCAAGTTCTCCAAGGCCGCGCCCGGCGGCATCACCGATGGAACCACCTACCAGCGGGGCTTCGCGGCCGGTGTCTCCTACAAGACCTTCAAGCACCGCTTCACCCTTGTGGGCACCAATGTCCCCGGCACCACGGCGAACCAGGTCCTGAGCGGGGACTACGGTGGTGGGCCCCGGCCCTCCTCCCAGTGGTCCATCGGCTTCAATGTCACCCGCGTCTTCTGA
- a CDS encoding cytochrome c, whose translation MRRAILTALLLAGATLSAGDPAKDLPKFQGGDLQKYWTDACARCHGVNGNGRDNSGKPLPDAGFDFTDSRKANKKKDGDWVKVTLEGKDKMPAFKDKMSEADAQKMITEIVRKFAAKR comes from the coding sequence ATGCGACGCGCCATCCTCACCGCTCTGCTGCTTGCCGGAGCGACCCTGTCCGCCGGTGATCCGGCCAAGGACCTGCCGAAGTTCCAGGGTGGCGATCTCCAGAAGTACTGGACGGACGCCTGCGCCCGCTGCCACGGCGTGAATGGCAACGGCCGCGACAACAGCGGCAAACCCCTGCCCGATGCGGGCTTCGACTTCACCGACAGTCGCAAGGCCAACAAGAAGAAGGACGGCGACTGGGTGAAGGTCACCCTCGAGGGCAAGGACAAGATGCCGGCCTTCAAGGACAAAATGTCCGAGGCCGATGCCCAGAAGATGATCACGGAGATCGTCCGCAAGTTCGCCGCCAAGCGCTGA
- a CDS encoding ATP-binding protein translates to MNRPEGPRPLLPIRRLLLTDLLILMAGVSALLLGLSWWSQQQALERQARARAETALVQLEEAVRNDLEASQSLGLVIREWWLQGVLDPARPAEAARLITPLLAAQHGITSVNLARTDGHSLLLLRVGGAWSFRELDNAGTEARIRWHRLDSAGQLLSEPWTPMAYDPRSRPWYQAGALADAPIWTDPYAFYTTQDPGITYALPIRDAAGLRGVAALDFLLDDLTQRVWAAQPTAGSRCLIVDPEGQALILPREPAFETKESRRQAFLKPLPTLLPTFHAALAMAGSGAQGARLISSEGRATMGLLRPFEGLPGIHWQLMLTVPIEDLLGPAHFRVLSMLGLALLGLGLAAWRIERIARRVVEPIAELSALAEVLGQGQMPPASTSHIQEIQSLDRALRQASESLADQARLQRQLEHSQRMETVGTLAGGIAHDVNNQLAAILGQLHLSRELLPEGHPVMNRILRAEEATKRCAQTTKALLSFSHQSRPELRPLDLNALVSETANILDRLLGGRIRLQLALEPDLPPVSGDAVQLEQVLMNLAVNARDAMPTGGSLGLRTFLDEAGQVGLEVRDSGTGIPEELLPHIFEPFVTTKDLGKGTGLGLAMVFGIVKAHHGQIRAENIPTGGACFRVVLPQARVKGPHEPSSTPSNPSVARNSLVGCRILVVEDEVLLRDMLADALTLARAQVTAAPDGGVAWRAWQAGTFDLVLSDHRMPDCTGLELLERIRATGSAVPFILISGQGLEGMEAALAKVPRVRLLPKPFELPRLTALMAEMLAEQPVEPPDIKVSAFPDPQHYLP, encoded by the coding sequence GTGAACCGCCCCGAGGGGCCTCGCCCCCTGCTTCCCATTCGCCGCCTGCTGCTGACGGATCTGCTGATCCTCATGGCCGGCGTTTCGGCGCTTCTCCTCGGGCTGTCCTGGTGGAGCCAACAGCAGGCCCTGGAGCGCCAGGCCCGGGCCCGGGCCGAAACCGCGCTGGTCCAGCTCGAGGAGGCGGTCAGGAACGACCTCGAGGCCTCCCAGTCCCTGGGGCTCGTGATCCGCGAGTGGTGGCTCCAGGGTGTGCTCGACCCGGCTCGCCCGGCGGAGGCCGCCCGCCTGATCACGCCCTTGCTGGCCGCCCAGCACGGGATCACCAGCGTCAACCTGGCGCGGACCGATGGGCACTCCCTGCTTCTCCTCCGCGTCGGCGGGGCCTGGTCCTTCCGCGAGCTGGACAACGCCGGGACCGAAGCCCGGATCCGCTGGCATCGACTGGATTCAGCCGGACAACTGCTGTCCGAGCCCTGGACGCCCATGGCCTACGATCCCCGGTCCCGCCCCTGGTACCAAGCGGGAGCCCTGGCCGACGCGCCCATCTGGACGGATCCCTATGCCTTTTACACCACCCAGGATCCCGGCATCACCTATGCGCTGCCCATCCGGGATGCCGCGGGCCTGCGGGGCGTGGCCGCGCTGGATTTCCTGCTGGACGACCTCACCCAGCGGGTCTGGGCGGCGCAGCCCACCGCCGGGAGCCGCTGCCTGATCGTGGATCCCGAGGGACAGGCCCTGATCCTGCCCCGGGAGCCGGCGTTCGAGACCAAGGAAAGCCGCCGTCAGGCCTTCCTCAAACCCCTGCCGACGCTCCTCCCCACCTTCCATGCAGCATTGGCCATGGCTGGCTCCGGGGCCCAGGGGGCCCGCCTGATCTCATCCGAGGGGCGCGCGACCATGGGCCTGCTCCGGCCCTTCGAGGGGCTCCCGGGCATCCACTGGCAGCTCATGCTGACCGTGCCCATCGAAGACCTGCTCGGACCGGCCCACTTCCGGGTGCTGAGCATGCTGGGGCTGGCCCTCCTGGGCCTGGGCCTGGCGGCCTGGCGCATCGAGCGCATCGCCCGGCGGGTGGTGGAACCCATCGCGGAGCTCAGCGCCCTGGCCGAGGTCCTGGGGCAGGGCCAGATGCCCCCGGCCAGCACCTCCCACATCCAGGAGATCCAAAGCCTGGACCGGGCCCTCCGCCAGGCCAGTGAAAGCCTGGCCGATCAGGCCCGCCTGCAGCGGCAGCTGGAGCACAGCCAGCGCATGGAGACCGTGGGCACCCTCGCGGGGGGCATCGCCCACGATGTGAACAACCAGCTCGCGGCGATCCTGGGCCAGCTGCACCTCAGCCGGGAGCTGCTTCCCGAGGGCCATCCCGTCATGAACCGGATCCTCCGGGCCGAGGAAGCCACCAAGCGCTGCGCCCAGACCACCAAGGCCCTGCTCTCCTTCAGCCACCAGTCCCGGCCCGAGCTGCGCCCGCTGGACCTGAACGCCCTCGTCAGCGAGACGGCCAATATCCTCGACCGCCTGCTGGGCGGGCGCATCCGCCTCCAGCTCGCCCTGGAGCCGGACCTGCCTCCGGTTTCCGGCGACGCCGTCCAGCTGGAGCAGGTCCTCATGAACCTGGCCGTGAACGCGCGGGACGCCATGCCCACGGGCGGCAGCCTCGGCCTGCGCACCTTCCTGGACGAAGCGGGCCAGGTCGGCCTGGAGGTCCGGGACTCGGGCACCGGCATCCCCGAAGAGCTCCTCCCGCATATCTTCGAGCCCTTCGTCACCACCAAGGACCTGGGCAAGGGCACGGGCTTGGGGCTGGCCATGGTCTTCGGCATCGTGAAGGCCCATCACGGGCAGATCCGCGCCGAGAACATCCCGACCGGGGGCGCCTGCTTCCGGGTCGTCCTCCCCCAGGCCCGCGTGAAGGGCCCGCACGAGCCCTCCTCCACTCCCTCGAACCCCTCCGTGGCCCGGAACAGCCTGGTGGGCTGCCGAATCCTGGTGGTGGAGGATGAAGTGCTGCTGCGCGACATGCTGGCGGATGCCCTGACCCTGGCCCGGGCCCAGGTCACGGCCGCGCCCGACGGCGGCGTCGCCTGGCGGGCCTGGCAGGCGGGCACCTTCGATCTGGTGCTGAGTGATCACCGCATGCCGGACTGCACGGGCCTGGAACTGCTGGAGCGGATCCGGGCCACGGGTTCGGCCGTCCCCTTCATCCTCATCAGCGGTCAAGGACTGGAAGGCATGGAGGCGGCCCTGGCCAAGGTCCCCCGGGTCCGCCTCCTGCCCAAGCCCTTCGAACTGCCCCGGCTCACGGCCCTCATGGCCGAGATGCTGGCAGAGCAGCCCGTCGAGCCTCCCGACATCAAGGTCAGCGCTTTCCCGGACCCCCAGCACTACCTGCCGTAA